In Mucilaginibacter celer, one DNA window encodes the following:
- a CDS encoding OmpA/MotB family protein produces MKYRISFLALLAVAVLGQSCVSSKKYKELDANYTQLQNSTRDLSVKYQTSEQALAVARSRNQSLEEQINQQKANVTALQDALNKCLNSSSQGNVNISKLVDEINSSNRYIQQLVNAKNKSDSLNMVLTNNLTRSLTPQETQDVDVKVLKGVVYISLSDNMLYKSGSYEISDKAGATLSKIAKIIMDYSNYDVLIEGNTDNVPISQKNIRNNWDLSALRASSVVQALQTTYQVDPKRLTAGGRGEYNPIADNSTPTGKAQNRRTQIIITPKLDQFMDLIGKAPAEQPAPAKQ; encoded by the coding sequence ATGAAATACCGGATCTCCTTTTTGGCGCTGCTTGCAGTAGCAGTTTTAGGCCAAAGTTGTGTAAGCAGCAAAAAGTACAAAGAACTGGACGCTAACTACACCCAATTACAAAACAGCACGCGCGATTTGAGCGTAAAATACCAAACCAGCGAGCAGGCTCTTGCCGTAGCCCGCAGCCGTAATCAAAGTTTGGAAGAGCAGATCAATCAGCAGAAAGCCAATGTGACCGCCCTGCAGGATGCCTTGAACAAATGTTTAAACTCCAGCAGCCAGGGTAACGTGAACATCTCTAAACTGGTTGATGAGATCAACAGCTCAAACCGCTACATTCAGCAACTGGTTAACGCCAAAAACAAAAGCGATTCGCTTAATATGGTGTTAACCAATAACCTTACCCGCTCGTTAACTCCGCAGGAAACACAGGATGTTGATGTGAAAGTATTAAAAGGCGTGGTTTACATTTCGCTGTCTGATAATATGCTGTACAAATCGGGTAGCTACGAAATTTCGGATAAAGCAGGCGCTACGCTAAGCAAAATTGCCAAAATCATTATGGATTACAGTAATTACGATGTGCTGATTGAAGGTAACACCGATAATGTGCCTATCTCGCAGAAAAATATCCGCAACAACTGGGATTTAAGTGCTTTGCGTGCTTCATCGGTAGTGCAGGCCCTGCAAACTACCTACCAGGTTGATCCTAAACGTTTAACTGCGGGTGGCCGTGGTGAGTACAATCCGATTGCCGATAACTCAACCCCGACAGGTAAAGCCCAAAACAGGCGTACGCAAATTATCATCACTCCAAAACTTGATCAGTTTATGGATTTGATCGGTAAAGCACCTGCTGAGCAACCTGCACCTGCAAAACAATAA
- a CDS encoding metal-dependent transcriptional regulator — protein sequence MYTLSEENYLKAIYRLASHGKDFKITPTAISETLNNNPASVVDMIRKLTEKQLIEYDKKKGVRLTPQGLKDATLIVRRHRLWEVFLLEKLGYHWDEIHDIAEELEHINDATLADRLDKFLGFPEYDPHGDPIPKANGKVPKPFSVTLSDLKPGSLSRVAAVRDTSSPFLQYLQKLNIGIGTRIQVIEKISYDNSLVIKIDDREDTTVSQKFGENILVD from the coding sequence ATGTATACGCTATCGGAAGAGAATTATTTAAAGGCCATTTACCGCCTTGCATCGCACGGCAAGGATTTTAAGATAACCCCCACTGCTATTTCCGAAACCCTGAACAACAACCCCGCATCGGTGGTTGATATGATCCGTAAGCTTACCGAAAAGCAGCTGATAGAATATGATAAAAAGAAAGGCGTAAGGCTTACCCCCCAGGGCCTTAAGGACGCCACACTGATAGTGCGCCGCCACCGCCTGTGGGAGGTTTTTTTACTGGAAAAACTGGGCTATCACTGGGACGAAATTCACGATATTGCCGAAGAACTGGAACACATTAACGATGCCACCCTGGCCGACAGGCTCGACAAGTTTTTAGGCTTCCCCGAATACGATCCCCACGGCGACCCTATCCCCAAGGCAAACGGCAAAGTACCCAAACCTTTTTCGGTAACCCTGTCTGACCTGAAGCCCGGCTCGCTAAGCCGCGTAGCCGCCGTACGCGATACCAGCAGCCCGTTTTTGCAATACCTGCAAAAACTGAACATCGGTATTGGTACCCGTATCCAGGTGATTGAAAAAATAAGCTATGATAACTCGCTGGTGATTAAAATTGACGATAGGGAAGATACCACCGTATCGCAAAAGTTTGGTGAGAATATTTTGGTGGATTGA
- a CDS encoding molybdopterin-dependent oxidoreductase, with protein sequence METPDKLEKIIEARMKLKARFEEKMKLTPSVADDTPKGSGKLNRHGMPGLPIGQTATFKWPVLDLGYHPNIPLDRWRLTIDGAVENPVKLTWKQFMDLPQTKDTSDFHCVTTWSKFDMHWKGVSMLDLAALVHPKENATHIMCYGYDTYSTNIALEEALKPDVLLVHTFDGQPLPVEHGGPLRMITPQLYAWKGSKWIKRIEFLTENKLGFWEGRGYSNTAYPWRNDRYDD encoded by the coding sequence ATGGAAACACCGGATAAACTTGAAAAGATTATAGAAGCCCGCATGAAGCTGAAAGCCCGTTTTGAAGAAAAAATGAAGCTTACACCATCAGTTGCTGATGATACGCCCAAAGGATCAGGAAAACTCAACAGGCACGGCATGCCCGGTTTGCCTATTGGCCAAACAGCCACGTTTAAATGGCCCGTGCTTGATTTAGGTTATCATCCTAATATCCCTTTAGACAGATGGCGGCTTACTATAGACGGCGCCGTTGAAAACCCGGTTAAGTTAACCTGGAAACAGTTTATGGATTTGCCCCAAACCAAAGATACTTCAGATTTTCATTGCGTTACCACATGGTCTAAATTTGATATGCACTGGAAAGGCGTTAGTATGCTTGATTTGGCCGCGCTGGTTCATCCAAAAGAAAATGCAACCCACATTATGTGTTATGGTTATGATACTTACAGCACCAATATAGCTTTAGAGGAGGCTTTGAAGCCCGATGTTTTGCTGGTACACACCTTTGATGGCCAGCCACTGCCTGTTGAACACGGCGGACCTCTGCGGATGATAACCCCGCAGCTTTATGCCTGGAAAGGCAGCAAATGGATAAAGCGTATTGAATTTTTAACCGAAAATAAATTAGGCTTCTGGGAAGGCCGGGGTTACTCAAACACCGCCTACCCATGGCGTAATGACCGGTACGATGACTGA
- a CDS encoding tetratricopeptide repeat protein, with amino-acid sequence MKKCFWVLLVGLLVPGVFNVYGQAVDHIKMGDSLYNAKSYDKAIASYSKAINANKHNKNLLAKLYDSRAQCQLDLQNFMEAIDDDNDAIKADPLCADAYWTRAAAYFLSGHIRQSSEDYSKAVLFFSGDKPRLSILYDNLGINEIALQNYPKAIEYFTNAISANGQNGPAYWHRALAYNAQGNYEQAVDDYTSATFFYQDNLAALAKIYNSRALARENTEKNWDAINDLSMAIQLKPANADLYWRRGMAYEKHGDYQLAINDYRHLIPLHTNDKQNLAILYENCAVNENNLHQTAKAINDVNKAIELFPQREHLYWIRAVAYSDSGECALAIADYNKALPFYKTDKKTQAIFYNNMAANELIIKENQKGISHCTTAIALLPLFWQPIFTRGRLYLKLNQKDLALKDFNEVMTLDGTKQSAEYVFSLYYTGNADLAVSTMQKKFLASSNSDLPGDYYNMACLLSLMNKATEANIYLKKAFDLGFLKKFIAQDERFDNIRKTQDYIALMASSQQPAGQ; translated from the coding sequence ATGAAAAAGTGTTTTTGGGTTCTGCTTGTTGGTCTGTTAGTCCCCGGTGTGTTTAATGTTTACGGGCAAGCCGTTGATCATATAAAAATGGGCGATTCGCTTTATAACGCTAAAAGTTATGATAAAGCTATCGCAAGCTATTCGAAAGCTATCAATGCCAATAAACATAACAAAAATCTGCTTGCTAAATTATACGATAGCCGGGCTCAGTGCCAGCTTGACCTTCAGAACTTTATGGAGGCGATAGATGATGATAACGATGCCATCAAAGCCGACCCCTTATGTGCCGATGCTTACTGGACCAGGGCGGCAGCCTATTTTTTAAGCGGTCATATCCGCCAGTCTTCAGAAGATTATTCAAAGGCCGTTTTGTTTTTTTCGGGCGATAAGCCGCGGCTCTCTATCTTGTATGATAACCTTGGGATAAACGAAATTGCCCTGCAAAATTACCCCAAAGCAATTGAATATTTTACCAATGCCATTAGCGCCAACGGACAAAACGGCCCTGCTTACTGGCACCGGGCGCTGGCTTACAATGCCCAGGGCAATTATGAGCAGGCAGTTGACGATTATACTTCGGCAACCTTTTTTTACCAGGATAATCTTGCAGCGCTTGCCAAAATTTATAACAGCCGCGCCCTGGCCCGCGAAAACACCGAAAAAAACTGGGATGCCATTAATGACCTGAGTATGGCCATCCAGCTAAAACCTGCAAACGCCGATCTGTACTGGCGCCGCGGCATGGCCTATGAAAAGCATGGCGATTACCAGCTTGCCATTAATGATTACCGGCATCTCATTCCGCTTCATACCAACGATAAACAAAACTTAGCCATCCTTTATGAAAATTGTGCCGTTAATGAGAATAACCTGCATCAAACGGCAAAAGCAATCAACGATGTAAATAAAGCTATTGAGTTGTTTCCGCAGCGCGAGCATTTATACTGGATCAGGGCTGTGGCCTACAGCGATTCGGGTGAGTGCGCACTTGCCATAGCCGATTATAACAAGGCTTTGCCTTTTTATAAAACCGATAAAAAAACACAGGCCATCTTTTACAATAACATGGCCGCTAACGAACTCATTATTAAAGAAAACCAGAAAGGTATAAGCCACTGCACAACAGCAATAGCGCTATTACCGTTGTTTTGGCAGCCAATTTTTACACGCGGACGGCTTTATCTTAAATTAAACCAAAAAGACCTTGCCCTGAAGGATTTTAATGAGGTGATGACGCTTGATGGCACTAAACAATCTGCCGAGTACGTGTTTTCGCTATATTATACCGGCAATGCCGATTTGGCGGTTAGCACCATGCAAAAAAAGTTCCTGGCGTCATCAAACAGCGATCTTCCCGGCGATTATTATAACATGGCCTGCCTGCTATCCTTAATGAACAAGGCAACGGAGGCAAATATCTACCTGAAAAAAGCATTCGACCTGGGTTTCCTAAAAAAGTTTATCGCCCAGGATGAGCGTTTTGATAATATCCGCAAAACCCAGGATTATATAGCATTAATGGCTTCATCACAGCAGCCTGCAGGCCAATAA